The Streptomyces sp. CC0208 genome window below encodes:
- a CDS encoding ROK family protein — protein MRSSATPAVAPPASASGPASPTPASPAPPVFAADIGGTWVRMRTGGPEEAVERVPSPSRLRHPERSVPRLRAELVGLLGDRVPAGARAALSFGAAIDHLTGTVYGSAPLWGEETAPYDVAAELRRRRPDVTWHLVNDVTAALLDFAAVHARPGVRRVAYLTVSSGIALRTADLEQRRIPVDDMGLQGEVGHLPVTLTRPGSDVLTGLPCECGARDHLASVASGPGLARTAERLGLARPAQVADWLPGALAAGEPGARRLLELCAAPVAELLRTMWCLDPHLDLIGIGGGVAEGLAGPYAAEIRRLLATATSYADRGRDDSWLDERLVFCAPGQVDPLRGAQRVADWRHGITR, from the coding sequence GTGAGGAGCAGCGCCACTCCCGCCGTAGCGCCCCCGGCGTCCGCGAGCGGCCCGGCCTCACCCACCCCGGCGTCCCCCGCGCCCCCCGTCTTCGCCGCGGACATCGGCGGTACGTGGGTGCGTATGCGCACCGGTGGGCCGGAGGAAGCGGTGGAGCGGGTTCCGTCGCCCAGCCGGCTGCGTCACCCGGAGCGTTCCGTCCCCCGGTTGCGGGCGGAGCTCGTCGGCCTGCTGGGCGACCGGGTGCCGGCCGGGGCCCGAGCCGCGCTGTCCTTCGGCGCGGCCATCGACCACCTGACCGGCACGGTGTACGGGTCGGCCCCGCTGTGGGGCGAGGAGACCGCCCCGTACGACGTGGCCGCCGAGCTGCGACGCCGTAGGCCCGATGTCACCTGGCACCTCGTCAACGACGTCACCGCCGCGCTGCTGGACTTCGCCGCCGTGCACGCCCGGCCGGGCGTGCGGCGCGTGGCCTATCTGACCGTCAGCAGCGGCATCGCGCTGCGCACGGCGGATCTGGAACAGCGCCGGATCCCGGTCGACGACATGGGCCTGCAGGGCGAGGTGGGCCACCTCCCGGTCACGCTCACCCGCCCCGGCTCGGACGTCCTGACGGGCCTGCCCTGCGAGTGCGGCGCGCGGGATCACCTCGCCTCGGTCGCCTCCGGCCCGGGCCTCGCGCGGACGGCGGAACGGCTCGGGCTGGCCCGGCCCGCGCAGGTCGCCGACTGGCTCCCCGGCGCCCTCGCCGCCGGCGAACCCGGCGCCCGGCGGCTGCTGGAGCTGTGCGCCGCCCCGGTCGCCGAACTGCTGCGCACCATGTGGTGCCTCGATCCGCACCTCGACCTGATCGGGATCGGCGGTGGGGTCGCCGAGGGGCTCGCCGGGCCCTACGCGGCCGAGATCCGCCGCCTGCTCGCCACCGCCACGTCCTACGCCGACCGGGGCCGCGACGACAGCTGGCTCGACGAGCGGCTCGTGTTCTGCGCACCCGGACAGGTCGACCCGCTGCGCGGCGCGCAGCGGGTCGCGGACTGGCGCCACGGGATCACACGGTGA
- a CDS encoding TIM barrel protein: MTGAPAATASSTATNAPMRPAPAVAAPQWRIDTDRRAAARTALAAGADQLHLDYGGAHRGPPLSDPVAWRAAEAVTRRLPVPVLAVNHLNDIGLAHERGVPNPAAVELLRHALDCALRLGVAVLHVPGFRRSLPHGAGIRAGTVEALRGVCAQLTGTDLLVAYESPLGARESLALARAVDHPALRLVLDTGNLCDAGLRPLAFAEAVAAAGLLLPDVHVKDGSGTTAPSAGDLPALLRTSGARSVLVENDYRHTPARLREDIALCRRAAAPRPPEKAPFKDAP; encoded by the coding sequence ATGACCGGAGCACCCGCGGCCACGGCGTCGAGCACAGCCACGAACGCACCCATGCGTCCCGCCCCGGCCGTCGCCGCCCCGCAGTGGCGGATCGACACCGACCGCCGGGCGGCGGCGCGCACCGCGCTCGCGGCGGGAGCCGACCAGCTGCACCTGGACTACGGCGGCGCCCACCGCGGCCCACCGCTGAGCGACCCCGTCGCTTGGCGGGCGGCCGAGGCCGTCACACGACGGCTCCCGGTGCCCGTGCTCGCCGTGAACCACCTCAACGACATCGGCCTCGCACACGAGCGGGGCGTACCCAACCCCGCCGCGGTGGAGCTCCTGCGGCACGCCCTGGACTGCGCCCTGCGCCTGGGAGTCGCCGTGCTCCATGTGCCCGGATTCCGGCGCAGCCTGCCGCACGGCGCGGGCATCCGGGCCGGCACGGTGGAGGCGCTGCGCGGGGTGTGCGCTCAGCTCACCGGGACGGACCTGCTGGTCGCCTACGAGTCCCCGCTGGGCGCGCGGGAGTCGCTCGCGCTGGCCCGTGCGGTGGACCATCCGGCCCTGCGCCTGGTCCTGGACACCGGCAACCTGTGCGACGCTGGCCTGCGGCCGCTCGCCTTCGCCGAAGCGGTCGCGGCAGCCGGACTGCTGCTGCCGGACGTCCACGTCAAGGACGGTTCCGGTACGACGGCGCCCTCGGCCGGTGACCTCCCGGCCCTGCTCAGGACGTCCGGCGCCCGCTCGGTGCTCGTCGAGAACGACTACCGGCACACCCCCGCCCGCCTGCGCGAGGACATCGCCCTGTGCCGCCGTGCGGCGGCCCCCCGCCCTCCCGAGAAAGCCCCCTTCAAGGACGCGCCATGA
- a CDS encoding NADP-dependent oxidoreductase, which produces MRAVGLTRTGGPEVLEVLDLPEPEAADALVIETAAAAVNPVDLATRSGLIPTSLPAVLGWDLAGTVAHAPAGSGFRTGDRVLAMTAQLGTGVGSMAEYVAFDPGFVAHVPDGLKLEEAAALPLAGVTATQLLRRTPDRAGKRILLIGAQGGVGAHLAARLLDEPSTRTDLLVRPSDLPVWQEQRAGRPGEGAVLADPAQVGTGAYDIVIDAGGVPALFDAVRPQGAFLTITPFSAPDPAARPEVAYTLIGVELDRDDLVSVAEAAARGIAPRQELTVLPFEDAAEAHRRLERGGFRGKLLLVP; this is translated from the coding sequence ATGAGGGCCGTCGGCCTGACCAGGACCGGTGGACCGGAGGTCCTGGAAGTCCTCGACCTACCGGAGCCGGAAGCCGCCGACGCCCTGGTGATCGAGACCGCCGCGGCCGCCGTCAACCCGGTGGACCTGGCGACCCGTTCGGGCCTGATCCCCACCTCCCTGCCCGCCGTGCTCGGCTGGGACCTCGCGGGCACCGTCGCGCACGCACCCGCCGGCTCCGGCTTCCGCACCGGCGACCGCGTCCTCGCGATGACGGCACAACTGGGCACGGGCGTGGGCAGCATGGCCGAGTACGTCGCCTTCGACCCGGGGTTCGTGGCGCACGTGCCGGACGGCCTGAAGCTCGAGGAGGCCGCGGCGCTGCCGCTGGCGGGCGTGACCGCGACCCAGCTGCTGCGCCGCACCCCGGACCGCGCCGGGAAGCGGATCCTGCTGATCGGCGCCCAGGGAGGCGTCGGCGCGCACCTCGCGGCCCGTCTGCTCGACGAGCCGTCCACGCGCACGGACCTGCTCGTCCGCCCCTCCGACCTGCCCGTGTGGCAGGAGCAGCGGGCCGGACGGCCGGGCGAGGGCGCGGTGCTCGCGGATCCCGCGCAGGTCGGGACCGGGGCCTACGACATCGTGATCGACGCCGGCGGCGTGCCCGCTCTGTTCGACGCCGTGCGGCCCCAGGGCGCCTTCCTCACCATCACCCCGTTCAGCGCTCCTGATCCGGCCGCCCGGCCCGAGGTCGCGTACACGTTGATCGGCGTGGAGCTGGACCGGGACGACCTGGTCAGTGTCGCCGAGGCCGCGGCCCGCGGCATCGCACCTCGTCAGGAACTCACCGTGCTCCCGTTCGAGGACGCGGCCGAGGCCCACCGCCGCCTGGAGCGCGGCGGTTTCCGCGGCAAGCTCCTCCTGGTGCCCTGA
- a CDS encoding alpha/beta hydrolase produces the protein MPHTTVDSATVHYRTEGQGPGLLLVHGTGATGDANYGHLLEEFTDHRTVILPDYAGSGGTTDDGSPLTLEQLADQVLGAADAATDEPVDIVGFSLGALVAVMAAARRPERVRRLVLVAGWARNDDLRKRLGFTLWRRLADVDPELYSHYISLLLFTPGFLATLDENTFHEAVGGAAVEEGTLRQIELGLEADIRELLPKIGVPTLVVGCLHDQLVPVEHSRELHESIPGSTYLEIESGHLVPAEAPDKLVDAIRTFLN, from the coding sequence ATGCCCCATACGACCGTCGACAGCGCGACCGTGCACTACCGCACCGAGGGGCAGGGCCCCGGCCTGCTCCTGGTGCACGGCACCGGCGCCACCGGTGACGCCAACTACGGTCATCTGCTGGAGGAGTTCACGGACCACCGCACGGTGATCCTCCCCGACTACGCCGGCAGTGGCGGCACCACCGACGACGGCAGCCCGCTCACGCTGGAGCAGCTCGCGGACCAGGTGCTCGGTGCCGCCGACGCGGCCACGGACGAGCCCGTCGACATCGTCGGGTTCTCCCTCGGCGCGCTCGTCGCCGTCATGGCCGCGGCCCGGCGTCCCGAGCGGGTGCGCCGACTGGTGCTGGTGGCCGGCTGGGCCCGCAACGACGACCTGCGCAAGCGTCTCGGGTTCACCCTCTGGCGCCGGCTGGCCGACGTCGACCCGGAGCTCTACTCGCACTACATCAGCCTGCTGCTCTTCACCCCGGGCTTCCTGGCGACCCTGGACGAGAACACGTTCCACGAGGCCGTGGGCGGCGCCGCGGTCGAGGAGGGCACTCTGCGCCAGATCGAACTCGGCCTGGAGGCGGACATCCGCGAGCTCCTGCCGAAGATCGGCGTCCCCACCCTGGTCGTCGGCTGCCTCCACGACCAGCTGGTCCCCGTCGAGCACTCCCGGGAACTGCACGAGTCGATCCCCGGAAGCACCTACCTGGAGATCGAGAGCGGCCACCTGGTGCCGGCCGAGGCGCCGGACAAGCTGGTGGACGCCATCCGGACCTTCCTGAACTGA
- a CDS encoding alcohol dehydrogenase catalytic domain-containing protein codes for MSAATHRALVRRPPDGSGRTLVEVAEVPLPRLEPGDALLAPATVGICGTDWQILRGLRDDPTPVLGHEGVAYVVEPGDSGLAEGTAVTVNPTHPHDPSFLLGHNLPGLWAERTRIPATAVRAGLVVPVPEDAARPRVAALAEPLASALYGMRIARHAVRPAALVVWGDGIVGRLARDLWRTELPGLHCLLVGHGPDATDPADPELPGLLAALPSPVVAVITTPRTGTREALTALDRQVPGTLLVDVHAGLEPGPLPLTAGDIDVAAIRAANCGGTPWPPRVEEFQRPHGRLLLCGHRGVGDGHLRHAVDLLRTTADLGERVLTHRVGPEEAADLVNTVLVSGTREATGHRVLKTAIDMGGRP; via the coding sequence GTGAGCGCCGCGACCCACCGTGCCCTCGTACGCCGGCCGCCCGACGGATCCGGCCGCACCCTCGTCGAGGTGGCCGAGGTGCCCCTGCCGCGACTCGAACCGGGCGACGCCCTGCTCGCACCGGCGACCGTGGGCATCTGCGGCACCGACTGGCAGATCCTGCGCGGCCTGCGCGACGACCCCACCCCGGTCCTCGGCCACGAAGGTGTCGCGTACGTGGTCGAACCCGGGGATTCGGGCCTGGCGGAGGGCACGGCGGTCACCGTGAACCCCACGCACCCGCACGACCCGTCCTTCCTCCTCGGCCACAACCTCCCCGGCCTGTGGGCGGAACGCACCCGCATCCCGGCCACGGCCGTGCGCGCCGGCCTGGTCGTCCCGGTGCCCGAGGACGCGGCGCGGCCTCGGGTGGCCGCCCTCGCGGAACCGCTCGCCTCGGCGCTGTACGGGATGCGGATCGCGCGCCACGCGGTGCGGCCCGCCGCCCTGGTCGTCTGGGGCGACGGCATCGTGGGACGGCTCGCGCGCGATCTCTGGCGGACCGAACTCCCGGGGCTGCACTGCCTCCTCGTGGGGCACGGCCCCGACGCCACCGACCCGGCCGACCCGGAGTTGCCGGGGCTGCTGGCCGCTCTCCCCTCGCCGGTCGTCGCGGTGATCACCACACCGCGTACCGGCACCCGGGAGGCGCTCACGGCGCTGGACCGGCAGGTGCCGGGCACGCTCCTGGTCGACGTCCACGCCGGCCTCGAGCCGGGGCCGCTCCCGCTGACCGCCGGTGACATCGACGTCGCCGCGATCCGCGCCGCCAACTGCGGAGGCACCCCCTGGCCACCGCGCGTCGAGGAGTTCCAGCGGCCGCACGGCCGGCTCCTGCTCTGCGGTCACCGCGGAGTCGGCGACGGCCATCTGCGGCACGCCGTCGACCTGTTGCGCACCACTGCGGACCTCGGTGAGCGCGTGCTGACCCACCGGGTCGGACCGGAGGAGGCCGCCGACCTCGTCAACACCGTGCTCGTCTCGGGCACACGCGAGGCCACCGGGCACCGCGTCCTCAAGACGGCGATCGACATGGGGGGCCGCCCATGA
- a CDS encoding alcohol dehydrogenase catalytic domain-containing protein, with translation MKVIQLTAPRTLSVTESAPPEPGPGEVLVRVGLLGLCGTDLGFFDGSSNYLRDGLKSYPFVLGHEWIGTVVGAGPGTGPDLLGRRVSGHNFRVCGRCAHCRAGRIRSCPERSEIGVLGTRPGAGAQLITVPVDTLTRIPDGLSAAAGALLEPTAAAAHAVDRLTVTASDRVAVLGAGTLGLAAAQITRAIGADTLVLDPQPAARALAAELGLRAQDAPGASDEEAYDAVIEASGSAAGVRAAVRLVAAGGRIAQLGTPHHTVDGFDAAALVIRDVTLHGVLSGIGYWDRLVGLVESGAVNLDALVDRVFPLEELDAAFAHLADGGRDRPKVLVRIDPALAAADRA, from the coding sequence ATGAAAGTCATCCAGCTCACCGCCCCCCGCACGCTGTCGGTCACCGAGAGCGCACCGCCCGAGCCCGGACCCGGCGAAGTCCTCGTCCGGGTGGGGCTGCTCGGCCTGTGCGGCACCGACCTCGGCTTCTTCGACGGCAGCAGCAACTACCTGCGCGACGGGCTGAAGAGCTACCCGTTCGTCCTCGGCCACGAATGGATCGGCACCGTCGTCGGGGCCGGTCCCGGGACCGGCCCCGACCTGCTCGGCCGGCGGGTGTCGGGCCACAACTTCCGTGTCTGCGGCCGGTGCGCGCACTGCCGGGCCGGACGTATCCGGTCCTGCCCCGAGCGCAGCGAGATCGGCGTGCTGGGCACCCGGCCGGGCGCCGGGGCGCAGCTGATCACCGTCCCGGTGGACACCCTCACCCGGATCCCCGACGGCCTGTCCGCCGCGGCCGGCGCCCTGCTGGAGCCGACCGCCGCCGCGGCGCACGCCGTGGACCGGCTCACGGTGACCGCGTCCGACCGGGTGGCGGTGCTGGGCGCCGGCACCCTCGGGCTCGCCGCGGCGCAGATCACCCGGGCGATCGGCGCGGACACCCTCGTCCTCGACCCGCAGCCCGCGGCCCGTGCGCTCGCCGCCGAGCTGGGCCTGCGCGCCCAGGACGCCCCCGGAGCGTCCGACGAGGAGGCGTACGACGCGGTGATCGAGGCGTCCGGCAGCGCGGCAGGCGTCCGCGCCGCCGTCCGACTGGTCGCGGCCGGCGGCCGCATCGCCCAGCTGGGCACGCCCCATCACACCGTCGACGGCTTCGACGCGGCGGCACTGGTGATCCGGGACGTGACCCTGCACGGCGTGCTGTCCGGCATCGGCTACTGGGACCGGCTCGTCGGCCTCGTCGAGTCCGGGGCGGTGAACCTCGACGCCCTCGTCGACCGGGTCTTCCCGCTGGAGGAGCTGGACGCCGCCTTCGCCCACCTCGCGGACGGCGGCCGGGACCGCCCCAAGGTCCTCGTCCGGATCGACCCGGCGCTCGCCGCCGCCGACCGGGCATGA
- a CDS encoding HAD-IA family hydrolase → MPQLHATALLFDMDGTLVDSTALVESTWAGFCERHRLDLAEVLAFAHGRPTRETVGHFLSDPNLAAAETRRLVAHEESETTGITEVPGARALLAALPPHTWGVVTSAGRRLAEVRMAAAGLPLPGILVSADEVSRGKPDPEGYLSAAAQLGCPPQDAVVVEDSSAGVRAGLAACGRTVVIGALDTYDDVAPRWTDFRGFRVEPPRAGVSGVLLDVPEPVAAGQVVAR, encoded by the coding sequence TTGCCTCAACTGCACGCCACAGCACTGCTGTTCGACATGGACGGCACCCTCGTGGACTCGACCGCCCTGGTCGAGTCCACCTGGGCCGGATTCTGCGAACGGCACCGGCTCGATCTCGCGGAGGTACTGGCCTTCGCCCACGGCCGCCCCACCCGGGAGACCGTCGGCCACTTCCTCTCCGACCCGAACCTGGCGGCGGCGGAGACCCGGCGCCTCGTCGCCCACGAGGAGTCCGAGACCACGGGCATCACCGAAGTCCCCGGCGCACGTGCGCTGCTCGCCGCACTGCCCCCGCACACTTGGGGCGTCGTCACCTCCGCGGGTCGCCGGCTCGCGGAGGTCCGAATGGCCGCGGCCGGGCTCCCGCTGCCCGGAATCCTGGTCAGCGCCGACGAGGTGAGCCGCGGCAAGCCGGACCCCGAGGGCTATCTGAGCGCCGCCGCCCAACTCGGCTGCCCGCCGCAGGACGCGGTCGTGGTCGAGGACTCCAGCGCGGGGGTGCGGGCCGGACTCGCCGCCTGCGGACGCACGGTGGTCATCGGCGCTCTGGACACGTACGACGACGTGGCACCGCGCTGGACCGACTTCCGCGGCTTCCGGGTCGAGCCGCCGCGGGCCGGCGTCTCCGGCGTACTGCTGGACGTACCCGAGCCGGTCGCCGCGGGCCAGGTGGTCGCGCGGTGA
- a CDS encoding SDR family oxidoreductase, translating to MSAPDRTPATAVVVGGSTGIGRGMADAWAAQGIETHVFSRSRPAGPDGDRLVWHRTDLRDAEQAAESLRSGLPDRIDLVCYSAVYFTSRRDPFTRTTEADWLDQFAVNVHGLARTLRATLPALREAAPGLFLHVSSEVVYNAGPHRSGYAATKAAADSLIRSVSQEIDPAEVTFVQTLPAGMVDTPGIRARRPADFDYRGYMAPAAFAPLAVELARTRGVPYAGEALVVHEDATWSSVAEDLPVSQSRPLADVRA from the coding sequence ATGAGCGCGCCGGACCGCACGCCCGCCACGGCCGTCGTGGTCGGCGGGTCGACCGGGATCGGGCGCGGCATGGCCGACGCCTGGGCCGCGCAGGGGATCGAGACCCACGTCTTCAGCCGCAGCCGTCCGGCCGGCCCCGACGGCGACCGGCTGGTATGGCACCGCACCGACCTGCGCGACGCCGAGCAGGCCGCGGAGAGCCTGCGCTCCGGCCTGCCGGACCGCATCGATCTGGTCTGCTACTCCGCCGTCTACTTCACCTCCCGGCGCGATCCGTTCACGCGGACGACCGAGGCCGACTGGCTCGACCAGTTCGCCGTCAACGTGCACGGCCTGGCCCGGACCCTGCGGGCCACGCTCCCGGCGCTGCGCGAGGCGGCACCGGGGCTGTTCCTGCACGTGTCGTCCGAGGTCGTGTACAACGCGGGCCCGCACCGCTCCGGTTACGCCGCCACCAAGGCCGCCGCCGACTCCCTGATCCGGTCGGTCTCGCAGGAGATCGACCCCGCCGAGGTGACGTTCGTCCAGACGCTGCCCGCGGGCATGGTCGACACCCCGGGCATCCGCGCCCGGCGGCCCGCCGACTTCGACTACCGCGGCTACATGGCACCGGCCGCCTTCGCGCCGCTGGCCGTGGAGCTCGCCCGCACCCGGGGCGTCCCGTACGCGGGCGAGGCGCTCGTCGTACACGAGGACGCCACCTGGTCGTCCGTCGCCGAGGATCTGCCCGTTTCCCAGTCGCGTCCCCTCGCGGACGTCCGCGCGTAG
- a CDS encoding sedoheptulose 7-phosphate cyclase: MHSGTQITQGLRLAMGDSPAWTVEAVRQARYHVVSSDHLFTRDNTTLLTGCPDAPLRSGERRLLVVDENVDTLYGAQIREFFDFHDIRATVLTLRADETVKQWDAVCEVVDAMNDFGIDRRREPVMAIGGGVLTDIVGFAASIYRRGTPYIRIPTTLIGLVDAGVGVKTGVNYSTGKNRLGTYAPATATFLDRSFLRSLDLRHISNGLAEILKMALIRSEKLFDLLESHGPAVRADRFQGTNGDLARAADAIIAESIHLMLEELQPNLWESSLERCVDYGHTFSPTVEMHALPELLHGEAVVIDMALTTALSTLRGDVSEAQADRIFSVIRALGLPLWNAVLDDTSLLEHALQDTVRHRDGQQRLPLPLGIGRHRFVNDVTPAELREAARLLHGRAADLSPAASDEELVSV; this comes from the coding sequence ATGCACAGCGGTACCCAGATCACCCAGGGGCTCCGTCTGGCCATGGGTGACAGTCCGGCCTGGACGGTCGAGGCCGTACGTCAGGCGCGCTACCACGTCGTGAGCTCCGACCACCTCTTCACGCGGGACAACACCACACTGCTGACCGGCTGCCCGGACGCGCCGCTGCGCTCCGGAGAGCGGCGCCTCCTCGTCGTCGACGAGAACGTGGACACGCTCTACGGCGCTCAGATCAGGGAGTTCTTCGACTTCCACGACATCAGGGCCACGGTCCTGACCCTGCGCGCCGACGAGACCGTGAAGCAGTGGGACGCCGTGTGCGAGGTCGTCGACGCGATGAACGACTTCGGGATCGACCGCCGCCGCGAGCCGGTCATGGCGATCGGCGGCGGAGTCCTGACCGACATCGTCGGTTTCGCGGCGAGCATCTACCGGCGCGGGACGCCGTACATCCGCATCCCCACGACGCTGATCGGCCTCGTCGACGCGGGCGTGGGCGTGAAGACCGGGGTCAACTACTCCACCGGCAAGAACCGCCTGGGCACCTACGCGCCCGCCACGGCCACGTTCCTGGACCGCTCGTTCCTGCGCAGCCTGGACCTGAGGCACATCAGCAACGGCCTGGCCGAGATCCTGAAGATGGCTCTCATCCGGTCCGAGAAACTGTTCGACCTCCTGGAGTCGCACGGTCCCGCGGTGCGCGCCGACCGCTTCCAGGGCACCAACGGCGACCTCGCCCGCGCCGCCGACGCGATCATCGCCGAGTCCATCCACCTCATGCTGGAGGAACTGCAGCCCAACCTGTGGGAGTCGTCCCTGGAGCGCTGCGTGGACTACGGCCACACCTTCAGCCCGACCGTCGAGATGCACGCCCTGCCCGAGCTGCTGCACGGCGAGGCCGTCGTGATCGACATGGCCCTCACCACCGCGCTGTCCACACTGCGCGGCGACGTCAGCGAGGCACAGGCCGACCGGATCTTCTCGGTGATCCGGGCGCTCGGACTGCCGCTCTGGAACGCCGTGCTGGACGACACCTCCCTGCTCGAACACGCGCTGCAGGACACCGTGCGCCACCGCGACGGGCAGCAGCGGCTGCCACTGCCGCTGGGCATCGGACGGCACCGCTTCGTCAACGACGTCACCCCGGCCGAACTGCGCGAGGCCGCGAGGCTGCTGCACGGCCGCGCGGCGGACCTGTCGCCCGCCGCCTCGGACGAGGAGCTGGTGAGCGTATGA
- a CDS encoding MFS transporter: MSGGAGARDRTDGTRAPDRIDASAAVRLAVLASATFVYVTFEVFPVGLLQDIARDLDVPAGRVGLLISGYAVVAAVVTVPTVALASRVSRGTALVVSLLVLVVAEVLAGFATSFAMMVVSRVAAALTHGVLWSLIAPAAATLVPRHRVGTATAAVFGGSTLAAIAGSPGTTLIGELIGWRATALVLAAATVAVTVGLVWALGLYGPTRPAAAGTPGTDAATGDPDGTAGAGRRGAHWPRVLTLCAVAVVLISAHFLSYTYFAVLVTEVTGSSAATVGLLAVFGCAGAVGTWLVGRYNDTAPRRTASVTITVFAVGVGLLAVASVLDGGALARGTAAAVAVALWGGAFAAAGPVFQTGVMRLAGQEADRASSVYVTGFQIGIASGSALGAALLGRSALWLPVTSTVLVALVLLVVLVRRPVPTAEVPAKQDDKDAPDDQHAEVRL, encoded by the coding sequence ATGAGCGGCGGGGCAGGGGCCCGCGACCGTACCGACGGGACAAGGGCCCCCGACCGTATCGACGCGTCGGCCGCCGTGCGGCTGGCCGTCCTCGCGAGCGCCACGTTCGTCTATGTGACCTTCGAGGTCTTCCCGGTCGGGCTCCTCCAGGACATCGCCCGCGATCTCGACGTCCCGGCCGGCCGGGTGGGGCTGCTCATCAGCGGTTACGCCGTGGTCGCCGCCGTCGTCACGGTGCCGACGGTCGCGCTGGCCTCCCGCGTCTCGCGCGGTACCGCCCTGGTGGTCTCCCTCCTCGTCCTCGTGGTCGCCGAGGTGCTCGCCGGGTTCGCCACGAGCTTCGCGATGATGGTGGTCAGCCGGGTGGCCGCGGCCCTGACGCACGGTGTGCTCTGGTCGCTGATCGCCCCGGCCGCGGCGACGCTGGTACCGCGGCACCGTGTGGGCACCGCGACCGCGGCCGTGTTCGGCGGTTCCACCCTGGCCGCGATCGCCGGCAGTCCGGGGACGACTCTCATCGGCGAGCTGATCGGCTGGCGGGCCACGGCCCTGGTGCTGGCGGCGGCCACCGTGGCCGTGACTGTCGGGCTGGTGTGGGCCCTCGGGCTGTACGGCCCCACCCGGCCGGCGGCGGCCGGGACGCCGGGGACGGACGCGGCGACCGGGGATCCGGACGGCACGGCCGGCGCCGGGCGGCGGGGGGCGCACTGGCCCCGCGTCCTGACGCTGTGTGCCGTGGCGGTCGTACTGATCAGCGCGCACTTCCTGAGCTACACCTACTTCGCCGTCCTCGTCACCGAGGTCACCGGCAGCTCCGCTGCGACGGTGGGGCTGCTGGCGGTCTTCGGCTGCGCGGGGGCCGTGGGCACCTGGCTGGTGGGCCGGTACAACGACACGGCCCCCCGGCGGACGGCGTCCGTGACCATCACGGTGTTCGCCGTGGGCGTCGGGCTGCTGGCGGTCGCGTCGGTGCTGGACGGCGGTGCCCTGGCGCGCGGCACGGCGGCCGCTGTCGCCGTCGCCCTGTGGGGCGGCGCGTTCGCCGCGGCCGGACCGGTCTTCCAGACGGGCGTGATGCGCCTGGCAGGCCAGGAGGCCGACCGCGCCTCCTCCGTCTATGTCACCGGCTTCCAGATCGGGATCGCGAGCGGCTCGGCCCTGGGTGCCGCGCTGCTCGGCCGGTCGGCGTTGTGGCTGCCGGTCACCTCGACGGTGCTGGTGGCGCTCGTGCTGCTGGTCGTCCTGGTGCGGCGCCCGGTGCCGACGGCCGAAGTGCCCGCCAAGCAGGACGACAAGGACGCCCCGGACGACCAGCACGCCGAGGTGCGCCTTTAG